A genome region from Chengkuizengella sp. SCS-71B includes the following:
- a CDS encoding DUF3221 domain-containing protein, whose product MNKDEGFLMIDIQGQFITKIEKDKILVVSNVPQDFSEDGGVKEYYDATWLFNVGRSDLKIGQKVEFTTKGITLTSYPGQVELDQIKIIKIQSPNTANLTVEEVLRKAINRSSQINVFVLKGLAFDEKGRKWLVRFVDGFEKESKEMNLEIIDR is encoded by the coding sequence ATGAATAAAGATGAAGGGTTTTTAATGATAGATATACAAGGCCAATTTATTACAAAAATTGAAAAAGATAAGATACTTGTTGTAAGCAATGTTCCACAGGATTTTAGTGAAGATGGAGGAGTTAAGGAGTATTATGATGCTACTTGGCTTTTTAATGTTGGACGTAGTGACCTAAAAATAGGACAAAAAGTAGAGTTTACAACCAAAGGAATAACCCTGACTAGTTATCCCGGTCAAGTGGAACTTGATCAAATTAAAATTATTAAAATTCAGTCACCCAATACAGCAAATTTAACGGTTGAAGAGGTTTTACGCAAGGCAATAAATAGAAGTTCTCAAATTAATGTTTTTGTTCTAAAAGGGTTAGCATTTGATGAGAAAGGAAGAAAGTGGTTAGTTCGCTTTGTGGACGGTTTTGAGAAAGAGAGTAAGGAAATGAATTTGGAAATAATTGATCGCTAG
- a CDS encoding GNAT family N-acetyltransferase, with product MSFLLSDESVLLRVAEYEIKLIGYCLGFDHYTFYANGRVSWIEEIMIEEVYRNEGIGTKLINCFEGWTKINGKIRLEFTSVNLTKNPYSDKNNGNLRDLFLALSAIF from the coding sequence ATCAGCTTTTTACTTTCAGACGAGTCTGTTCTCTTGAGGGTAGCAGAATATGAAATCAAATTAATAGGTTACTGTTTAGGATTTGATCATTATACTTTTTACGCTAATGGTCGTGTATCATGGATAGAAGAAATTATGATAGAAGAAGTATATCGAAATGAAGGCATTGGAACAAAACTTATAAATTGTTTTGAAGGATGGACAAAAATAAACGGAAAAATTAGGTTGGAATTCACAAGTGTTAATCTTACTAAAAATCCATATTCTGATAAAAACAATGGAAATCTCAGGGACCTATTTTTAGCTTTAAGTGCAATATTTTAA
- a CDS encoding NUDIX hydrolase, giving the protein MSNLLQVRVTGILIENGKILLVKQNVTSDRIWSLPGGRVEQGETLEEAIIREIEEETGLTTKVLKLLYICDKPEASPSLLHITFLLKRIKGNIRLPSNEFDKNPISEVLMIPVNDLVEHGFSEKFMSIVQGNFPDSGSYKGLKSNIGL; this is encoded by the coding sequence ATGAGTAATCTATTACAGGTTAGAGTAACAGGAATACTGATTGAGAATGGAAAAATTTTGTTAGTTAAACAGAACGTTACTTCAGATAGAATTTGGTCTTTACCTGGTGGACGAGTCGAACAAGGAGAAACTCTAGAAGAGGCAATTATAAGAGAAATAGAAGAAGAAACTGGACTCACCACGAAGGTTTTAAAACTTTTGTATATCTGTGATAAACCTGAAGCCTCACCTTCCCTGCTACACATAACCTTTTTGCTTAAACGGATAAAAGGAAATATACGTCTTCCATCTAATGAGTTTGACAAAAACCCAATTAGTGAGGTATTAATGATTCCAGTCAATGATCTAGTTGAGCACGGATTCTCTGAAAAATTTATGAGTATTGTACAGGGCAATTTCCCTGACTCAGGTAGTTACAAAGGTTTAAAATCTAATATTGGATTATAA
- a CDS encoding histidine phosphatase family protein, with protein MMNIYVVRHCKAGGQESSAPLTDLGLQEANKLSEFLLSKNIDFIISSPYERAHRTIAPLAEKLEIDIVFDNRLTERILSNKNNPEWRSMLKNTYDNLDLCYDGGESSMTAMSRAISVIDEVLSKEFKNIVLVSHGNLISLILKHYDDRFGFKEWESFTNPDVYLLSFTQTPPNISRIWRD; from the coding sequence ATTATGAATATATATGTCGTTCGTCATTGCAAAGCAGGTGGACAAGAATCTAGTGCTCCATTAACCGATCTAGGTTTACAAGAAGCAAACAAACTTTCAGAATTTCTCCTTTCTAAAAATATTGATTTTATAATTTCAAGTCCTTATGAGCGTGCTCACCGTACTATAGCTCCACTAGCAGAAAAACTTGAAATAGACATTGTATTTGATAATCGGTTAACTGAAAGAATTTTATCCAACAAGAATAACCCTGAATGGCGCAGTATGCTTAAGAACACGTATGATAATTTAGACTTATGCTATGATGGCGGTGAATCCAGTATGACTGCGATGAGTCGTGCAATAAGTGTCATTGATGAAGTGCTGAGTAAAGAATTTAAAAATATAGTATTAGTATCACATGGAAACCTAATATCGCTTATTCTAAAACATTATGATGATCGTTTTGGATTTAAGGAATGGGAATCATTCACTAATCCTGATGTATATCTCCTTTCTTTTACACAAACTCCCCCAAATATTAGTCGAATATGGAGAGACTAA
- a CDS encoding SDR family NAD(P)-dependent oxidoreductase, with protein MKNVVVLGATGGIGSEIVDVCLSKGVRTVGFARSKQNLKNLNEKLDSYKSKLFSYYAGDAFHQEELNQAVQNADVIIHSMSLPYSQWEQKLLKLADHVIKAAASTNAKVVVIDNIHPYGKSQMKLVSEEHPKQPHTKKGKLRLQMEELMMNNQDGVQVLFARLPDFYGPTSSNSVLNYTLDGIAKGKSTIFIGKKDVPREFIYLPDAAKAVVELAQHDHAYGENWNIPSAGLITGKKAIEVAQKEAGNKTKVNSIGKNGFRILGLFNKEMRETIEMLYLTESPLVLSGDKYEQRIGQIPKTPYNQGISETIKALIESKK; from the coding sequence TTGAAAAATGTAGTTGTTTTAGGAGCAACAGGTGGTATTGGAAGTGAGATTGTTGATGTGTGTTTATCTAAAGGAGTAAGAACAGTAGGGTTTGCTAGATCAAAACAAAATTTAAAAAATTTAAATGAGAAGTTGGATTCATATAAATCTAAACTATTTTCTTATTATGCTGGGGATGCATTTCATCAAGAAGAACTAAATCAGGCTGTTCAAAATGCAGATGTTATTATTCATAGCATGAGCCTTCCGTATTCACAGTGGGAGCAAAAGCTCCTAAAATTAGCTGATCATGTGATAAAGGCAGCAGCCTCTACAAATGCAAAGGTCGTTGTTATAGATAATATTCATCCTTATGGAAAAAGTCAAATGAAATTGGTCTCAGAGGAGCACCCTAAACAACCTCATACCAAAAAAGGGAAACTGCGTCTGCAGATGGAAGAGTTAATGATGAATAATCAGGACGGAGTTCAGGTATTATTTGCAAGACTTCCTGATTTTTATGGGCCAACGTCTTCTAATTCAGTTTTAAATTATACATTAGATGGGATTGCGAAAGGGAAATCTACTATATTTATAGGCAAAAAAGATGTTCCGAGGGAGTTTATTTACTTACCCGATGCGGCAAAAGCAGTTGTTGAACTTGCACAGCATGATCATGCTTACGGGGAGAATTGGAATATTCCCAGTGCAGGTTTGATTACAGGAAAAAAAGCCATTGAAGTTGCTCAGAAAGAAGCAGGTAATAAAACAAAAGTAAATTCCATAGGTAAAAATGGATTTAGAATATTAGGGTTGTTCAACAAAGAGATGAGAGAGACCATTGAAATGTTATATTTAACTGAAAGCCCTCTTGTTTTAAGTGGAGATAAATATGAGCAGAGAATTGGACAGATTCCAAAAACCCCCTATAATCAAGGGATTTCAGAAACAATAAAAGCATTGATTGAATCAAAAAAATAA
- a CDS encoding dihydrofolate reductase yields the protein MKISLIVAMGKNRVIGRENDIPWRLPRDWQYVKDITLGHPIILGRKNFESIGKALSKRRNIVLTRDRKLSYGGCEMAHSVQDVLDLCKDESEIFIFGGEEIYKLFLPKVEKMYITKIHEEFEGDTFFPEVNLNEWEEVSFKKGITDNKNPYQYDFHVYERYN from the coding sequence ATGAAGATATCTTTAATTGTAGCAATGGGTAAAAATCGAGTTATAGGTAGAGAAAATGACATTCCTTGGAGATTACCCAGAGATTGGCAGTATGTTAAGGACATAACTCTTGGCCATCCAATTATTTTAGGGAGAAAGAATTTCGAATCAATTGGGAAAGCTCTGAGCAAGAGAAGAAATATTGTTTTGACTAGAGATCGGAAACTTTCCTATGGAGGGTGTGAAATGGCTCATTCAGTCCAAGATGTATTAGATTTATGTAAAGATGAATCAGAAATTTTTATATTTGGTGGAGAAGAAATCTATAAATTGTTCTTACCTAAAGTAGAAAAGATGTATATTACAAAAATACACGAAGAATTTGAAGGAGACACTTTTTTCCCAGAAGTTAACTTAAATGAATGGGAAGAGGTATCATTTAAAAAGGGAATTACAGATAATAAAAACCCTTATCAATATGATTTTCACGTTTATGAAAGATATAATTGA